A stretch of DNA from Chloroflexota bacterium:
CCGCCAACTGGTGGTCAACGCGCTCCGAATGCGGCCCGACCGGGTGGTGGTCGGAGAGTGCCGAGGCTCCGAAGCGCTCGACATGCTCCAGGCGATGAACACTGGCCACGACGGCTCGATGACCACGCTGCACTCGAACGGCCCGCGCGATACGCTGGCCCGCCTCGAAACGATGGTGATGATGTCCGGCATCGAGCTGCCGCACCGGGCCATCCGCGAGCAGATCGCATCTGCCGTGGACCTCATCATCCACCAGGAGCGTCTGTTCGACGGCTCACGCAAGGTCACGCACGTCTCGGAAGTGCAGGGCATGGAAGGCGACGTGATCATCCTGCAGGACATCTTCCGCTTCGAGCAGGGGGCCATCGTGCGCGGCAAGGTCCAGGGCGAGCTGCGCTCGACCGGCGTCCGCCCGAAGTTCGAGTTGAAGATGGCCCGCAACGGCGTCAAGCTCCCCGATGCCCTGTTCGGCAACGGCAACGGCATCAGCCAGCGGCTCAACGAGAGCCGCGTCACCTCCCCGCTCCGAGGAGGCCACTAAGCCATGACCCAGCCCGAGCTCGCCGCCCTGATCGCCGGCGCCGGCATCTTGATGATGACGTTCGCCGTGTTCCAGCTCGCCAGTCAGGCGTTGCTTGACAGCCGGCTGCGCGTCTTCGTGCGGCGAGGCTCGACCCCCCAGCCGGTCATGAGCGTGCGCCGCCAGCGCCAGACCTCGCGCGTCGCCTGGGTCGAGGAAGTCAACCGCCGCCTGCGACAGGCCAACTACTCCAAGCAGCTGCAATTGCGGCTGGTGCGCGCGGGCGTGGACATGCAGGCCAGCCGCTTCCTGGTCATTCAGGGCATCGCCGGCGTCGGAGGCTTCATCGTCGTCTGGTACCTGGCGAACACCGTCCCCGACCTGAAGGGCATGGGCGCCGTGATCGTCGCGATGACGGTCCTGCCGGTTGCCTGGTTCGTTCCCCTGATGACGCTCTCGTTCCTCGAGGGCACGCGGCTCAAGAAGCTGGAGCGGCAGCTCGCGCCGACCATCGACTCGATGGCCGGTGCGCTCCAGGCGGGGTCGAGCCTCCCCCAGGCGATGGAGATGGCCAGCCGCGAAATGGCCGCTCCGATCGGCGAGGAGCTGGCTATCGCCGTCCGCGAGATGGCGGTGGGTGTCCCGATGCAGGAGGCGTTCGCGCACATGCTCGACCGCGTCCGCAGCCTCGACCTCGACATGCTGGTGACGGCGATCACCATCCAGCACCGCGTGGGCGGCAACCTCGGGCAGATCCTCCGGACGATCTCCCACACCATCCGCGAGCGACTGCGTATTCGCGGCGAGATCGCCATCCTGACGGCGCAGCAGCGGATGTCGGCCTACATCGTCAGCGCCCTCCCGATCCTGATCGTCGGTGCGCTGTTCGTGCTCGCGCCGGCCTACATCGGCAAGCTGTTCCAGCCGGGCATCGCCCGCATGCTGCTGATCATGGGCGGCTTCGGGATGCTGGCCGGCTTCTACGCGCTCATGAAGATTGCAGACATCGATGTGTAACCTGTCAGCGCCCCAGATCCTCCGCCGGCTCCGCAGCCTTCCGGGTGCGCTGGCCCTCTTTGTGGCCGGTCTGGGACTGCTGCTCGTCGGCGTGCCGCTGATGGCGACCATTACGCATGCCGCCGACGAATCGTCCGTGCGGGCGGTGATCCCGCCCCGCGCGACGGCGGTCCCAGCCCCGGACGATTCCGAGATCACCATCGACGAGATCCGCACGGACAAGTACCCAAGCATCAAGACGCGCTTCAGCCTGCGGCCACTGTCCGGGCTGCCGCCAGCCTACCTGGAGCCGCACGACATCAACATCATCTCGGGCCTTCAGTTCCACCCGGTCCTCGAAGTGCACACCGTCGGGCGGGTGCCGACGACGGGGGTCGGCAGCTACGAAGTGAGCTGGATCTCCTACAGCCCGACGTCGCCCGGCGAGTCGCTCGCGGCGCGGATGGCCGTCTCGATCAACGGTCGTCCCGAGGTCAGCACCGGGCTACAGTTCACGGTGCCGTTCCCGCCGCAGGCGGATGCTCCGGCCCAGCGCGAGCTGAATCATGCGCTGATCGCCGTGCCGGCGCCCACACCCGGCACGATCAACATGTCGCTCGCCAGCTCGCTGGCGGCGATCTTAGGCGGCACGGCGTTCCTGGCGACCATCGCCGGCCTGATCTGGCACGCTCGCTGGCGCGCCGCGCAGGACCGCCTCGCGATGTGGGTCGGCCGGAGCGCGGAGCATCGCGCCAGGGCCATTCAGAAGGCGTCGAAAGAGGGCCGCAAGAGCCTGACCATCTCGCCGATGGTCGCGTTCTTCGGCAAGATCGGCGCGAAGCTGGTGCCGTCCAACCAGGGCGACAAGCTCCGCCGCACGCTGATCCTTGCAGGTCGCCCTGGCAACCAGCAGTACACGCGATTCGTCGCGACGAA
This window harbors:
- a CDS encoding type II secretion system F family protein — encoded protein: MTQPELAALIAGAGILMMTFAVFQLASQALLDSRLRVFVRRGSTPQPVMSVRRQRQTSRVAWVEEVNRRLRQANYSKQLQLRLVRAGVDMQASRFLVIQGIAGVGGFIVVWYLANTVPDLKGMGAVIVAMTVLPVAWFVPLMTLSFLEGTRLKKLERQLAPTIDSMAGALQAGSSLPQAMEMASREMAAPIGEELAIAVREMAVGVPMQEAFAHMLDRVRSLDLDMLVTAITIQHRVGGNLGQILRTISHTIRERLRIRGEIAILTAQQRMSAYIVSALPILIVGALFVLAPAYIGKLFQPGIARMLLIMGGFGMLAGFYALMKIADIDV
- a CDS encoding type II secretion system F family protein — its product is MCNLSAPQILRRLRSLPGALALFVAGLGLLLVGVPLMATITHAADESSVRAVIPPRATAVPAPDDSEITIDEIRTDKYPSIKTRFSLRPLSGLPPAYLEPHDINIISGLQFHPVLEVHTVGRVPTTGVGSYEVSWISYSPTSPGESLAARMAVSINGRPEVSTGLQFTVPFPPQADAPAQRELNHALIAVPAPTPGTINMSLASSLAAILGGTAFLATIAGLIWHARWRAAQDRLAMWVGRSAEHRARAIQKASKEGRKSLTISPMVAFFGKIGAKLVPSNQGDKLRRTLILAGRPGNQQYTRFVATKAGLAVALFMGGFWLMIGLAPFTTTLLTATTAAIVGFMLPSIWLGRAIKKRQYLMKKALPDALDLITIGVSAGLSFDGAIGEILEKWDNDLSFEFSTMLGELRMGAGRRQALLNLADRTQVDEIQIMTSQLIQADELGMSLTETLLTLANQMRLRRRQHAEELAHKAAVKMLIPLVFLIFPALFVVILGPAAQDLFSFFSNGPN